In Vicugna pacos chromosome 10, VicPac4, whole genome shotgun sequence, the following proteins share a genomic window:
- the MS4A13 gene encoding membrane-spanning 4-domains subfamily A member 13 → MASCECCSKISTADALVLGAIQIMIGIFNVLMWYLLLILYMGQIKGVFGTYEPITYRTGCSLWGIIFIISGVSIIKVARHPTQRLLICAMIMNILCMITVIIATVLTVLELSSFDSVSYRNFGQARLGREISRVLLGFYPLELCIAFTYTIFGCIGLCRKNEESFAAGTEEAESAL, encoded by the exons ATGGCTTCGTGTGAGTGTTGTTCAAAAATCTCTACAGCAGATGCTCTTGTCTTAGGG GCTATCCAGATTATGATTGGCATCTTTAATGTTCTCATGTGGTATCTCCTGTTGATTTTGTATATGGGACAAATTAAAGGAGTCTTTGGGACATATGAACCTATAACTTACAGAACAGGATGTTCTTTATGGGGAATTATT TTTATCATTTCAGGAGTCTCCATAATAAAAGTAGCAAGGCATCCAACTCAACGCCTG CTTATATGTGCCATGATCATGAACATCTTGTGCATGATTACTGTGATTATTGCAACAGTTCTAACAGTATTAGAGTTGTCTTCTTTTGATTCTGTGTCATATAGGAATTTTGGACAAGCG AGACTCGGAAGAGAAATTTCACGTGTTTTACTGGGCTTCTACCCCTTGGAACTTTGTATCGCATTCACATACACGATCTTTGGCTGTATTGGTTTG tgtcgcAAAAATGAAGAGTCTTTTGCAGCTGGTACAGAGGAAGCTGAGAGTGCTTTGTAA